In Rubrivirga marina, the following are encoded in one genomic region:
- the katG gene encoding catalase/peroxidase HPI, whose product MAYPTTPSDSPSTSTHGAPPTDAPSTGKCPFGYTPGSGRSNRDWWPNRLDLSVLHQNSPLGNPLSEDFDYTSAFLSLDYDALKQDLRDLMTDSQEWWPADYGHYGPFFIRMAWHAAGTYRVGDGRGGSSSGTQRFAPLNSWPDNANLDKARRLLWPIKQKYGNAISWADLLVLTGNVALESMGFETAGFGGGREDVFEPEADVYWGTEEEWLATSDKPNSRYKEGRALDNPLAAVQMGLIYVNPEGPDGEPDPARSAHDIRETFGRMAMNDEETVALVAGGHTFGKSHGAGDASLIGAEPEGAEIHEQGLGWTSGFESGKAGHTITSGIEGPWTPTPITWDMTYWDMLLDNEYELVKSPAGAWQWEPTDLDESNTAPDAHDASKRVPTMMTTADIALKVDPAYQEISERFRANPDAFADAFARAWFKLTHRDMGPKARYLGPEVPEEDFIWQDPLPAVDHPLVDADDVDDLKTAILATDLSVSDLVFVAWASAASFRNSDKRGGANGARIRLEPQRSWEANDPERLGRVLDALEEIQGNFNDAQSDGKRISLADLIVLGGAAAVEKAARDAGHDLSVPFTPGRADATPEQTDAESFEPLEPKADGFRNYLHGDVAVPTEALLVDRAQLLALSAPEMTVLVGGLRALDANYQGTKHGVLTDRPGQLTNDVFRNLLDMSTEWVPTSDDALEFEGRDRSTGETRWTATRVDLVFGSNSQLRALAEVYAQDDMAGTFARDFVTAWTKVMNADRFDRA is encoded by the coding sequence ATGGCCTACCCGACGACCCCCTCCGACAGCCCCTCGACGTCCACCCACGGCGCGCCCCCGACCGACGCGCCCTCGACCGGGAAATGCCCGTTCGGTTACACGCCCGGCTCGGGCCGTTCGAACCGCGACTGGTGGCCGAACCGGCTCGACCTCTCGGTCCTCCACCAGAACAGCCCGCTCGGCAACCCGCTCAGCGAGGACTTCGACTACACGTCGGCCTTCCTGAGCCTCGACTACGACGCCCTCAAGCAGGACCTCCGGGACCTGATGACGGACTCGCAGGAGTGGTGGCCCGCCGACTACGGCCACTACGGGCCGTTCTTTATCCGGATGGCGTGGCACGCCGCCGGGACGTACCGCGTCGGCGACGGTCGCGGCGGCTCGTCGAGCGGGACCCAGCGGTTCGCCCCGCTCAACTCGTGGCCCGACAACGCCAACCTCGACAAGGCCCGCCGCCTGCTCTGGCCGATCAAGCAGAAGTATGGCAACGCCATCTCCTGGGCCGACCTCCTCGTCCTGACGGGCAACGTCGCGCTGGAGTCGATGGGCTTCGAGACGGCCGGCTTCGGTGGCGGCCGGGAGGACGTGTTCGAGCCCGAGGCCGACGTCTACTGGGGCACCGAGGAGGAGTGGCTCGCCACCTCCGACAAGCCCAACAGCCGGTACAAGGAGGGCCGCGCGCTCGACAACCCGCTGGCGGCGGTCCAGATGGGCCTCATCTACGTCAACCCCGAGGGCCCCGACGGCGAGCCCGACCCCGCGCGGTCGGCCCACGACATCCGCGAGACGTTCGGGCGGATGGCCATGAACGACGAGGAGACCGTCGCGCTCGTGGCCGGCGGTCACACGTTCGGCAAGAGCCACGGCGCCGGCGACGCGTCGCTCATCGGGGCCGAGCCCGAGGGCGCCGAGATCCACGAGCAGGGGCTCGGCTGGACGAGCGGGTTCGAGAGCGGGAAGGCCGGCCACACCATCACGAGCGGCATCGAGGGCCCGTGGACGCCCACGCCCATCACGTGGGACATGACCTACTGGGACATGCTCCTCGACAACGAGTACGAGCTCGTCAAGAGCCCGGCCGGCGCGTGGCAGTGGGAGCCCACCGACCTCGACGAGAGCAACACGGCGCCCGACGCCCACGACGCCTCGAAGCGCGTCCCGACCATGATGACGACGGCCGACATCGCCCTCAAGGTGGACCCGGCCTACCAGGAGATCTCCGAGCGCTTCCGCGCCAACCCCGACGCCTTCGCCGACGCCTTCGCCCGCGCCTGGTTCAAGCTGACGCACCGCGACATGGGACCGAAGGCGCGGTACCTCGGCCCGGAGGTCCCCGAGGAGGACTTCATCTGGCAGGACCCGCTCCCGGCCGTCGACCACCCGCTCGTCGACGCCGACGACGTGGACGACCTCAAGACGGCGATCCTCGCGACCGACCTCTCGGTCTCGGACCTCGTGTTCGTGGCGTGGGCCTCGGCCGCCTCGTTCCGCAACTCCGACAAGCGCGGCGGCGCGAACGGCGCGCGGATTCGCTTGGAGCCGCAGCGGAGTTGGGAGGCCAACGACCCCGAGCGCCTCGGGCGCGTGCTCGACGCCCTCGAAGAGATCCAGGGCAACTTCAACGACGCCCAGAGCGACGGCAAGCGGATCTCGCTGGCGGACCTCATCGTGCTCGGCGGGGCCGCCGCCGTCGAGAAGGCCGCGCGCGACGCCGGCCACGACCTCTCGGTCCCGTTCACGCCGGGCCGCGCCGACGCGACGCCCGAGCAGACCGACGCCGAGTCGTTCGAGCCGCTCGAGCCCAAGGCCGACGGGTTCCGCAACTACCTCCACGGGGACGTCGCCGTCCCGACCGAGGCGCTCCTCGTGGACCGGGCCCAACTCCTCGCGCTCTCGGCGCCCGAGATGACCGTCCTCGTCGGCGGCCTCCGCGCGCTCGACGCGAACTACCAGGGCACCAAGCACGGGGTCCTCACGGACCGCCCGGGCCAGCTCACGAACGACGTCTTCCGCAACCTGCTCGACATGAGCACGGAGTGGGTCCCGACGTCCGACGACGCCCTCGAGTTCGAGGGCCGCGACCGGAGCACGGGCGAGACCAGGTGGACCGCCACGCGCGTCGACCTCGTGTTCGGGTCGAACTCGCAGCTCCGCGCGCTCGCCGAGGTCTACGCCCAGGACGACATGGCGGGGACGTTCGCCCGCGACTTCGTGACGGCGTGGACGAAGGTGATGAACGCCGACCGGTTCGACCGGGCCTAG
- a CDS encoding nuclear transport factor 2 family protein — protein MSASDFLQQHVAAVAAADLDAVLALYADDAALVSFEWAAEGAEAVRQRFTDFFDFHGEIEGVEVVYQQTTGDSAFAMYAVTGERGTFRIVNAFVLDGDACTRHFSNEVGAELDRDEVEADA, from the coding sequence ATGTCCGCCTCCGACTTTCTCCAGCAGCACGTCGCCGCCGTCGCCGCGGCCGACCTCGACGCCGTCCTCGCCCTCTACGCTGACGACGCGGCCCTCGTCTCGTTCGAGTGGGCCGCCGAGGGGGCCGAAGCCGTCCGCCAGCGGTTCACGGACTTTTTCGACTTCCACGGCGAGATCGAGGGCGTCGAGGTCGTGTACCAGCAGACGACCGGCGACAGCGCGTTCGCGATGTACGCGGTGACCGGCGAGCGCGGGACGTTTCGTATCGTCAACGCGTTCGTGCTCGACGGCGACGCCTGCACGCGCCACTTCTCGAACGAGGTCGGCGCCGAGCTCGACCGCGACGAGGTCGAGGCCGACGCCTGA
- a CDS encoding YybH family protein translates to MPALPEPGAMPAAFANAWTARDADALADLFEPDAAFVNVVGLWWHDREAIRRAHAYGLAEIFPDSTLSVGRTEEKRLAETVALVQARVRLDGQSPGGGVDRPGARHTVFSFVMRRHADGWRCAAAHNTDVVPGTETHVRDASGALRPADYRDG, encoded by the coding sequence ATGCCTGCCCTCCCCGAGCCCGGCGCCATGCCGGCCGCCTTCGCCAACGCCTGGACCGCCCGTGACGCCGACGCCCTCGCCGACCTGTTCGAGCCCGACGCCGCGTTCGTCAACGTCGTCGGGCTCTGGTGGCACGACCGCGAGGCCATCCGCCGGGCCCACGCCTACGGCCTCGCCGAGATCTTCCCCGACTCGACGCTCTCCGTCGGCCGGACCGAAGAGAAGCGACTCGCCGAGACGGTCGCCCTCGTCCAGGCGCGCGTCCGGCTCGACGGGCAGAGCCCGGGCGGCGGCGTCGACCGGCCGGGCGCGCGGCACACCGTGTTCTCGTTCGTCATGCGCCGCCACGCCGACGGCTGGCGGTGCGCGGCGGCCCACAACACGGACGTCGTGCCGGGCACCGAGACGCACGTCCGCGACGCGAGCGGCGCCCTCCGCCCGGCCGACTACCGCGACGGCTAG
- a CDS encoding sensor histidine kinase yields the protein MPSLLRRLRSAFAVHPNGPTPVTDAVAGDLAALSRRRARVVAWVGVVSAFPALYIDHWVPYEAGLWAEDPTYHVGILVWRFATIVTLGAFLWIDRRTPAGRAPDTRLASGFGVLGIALTAWFGVWFVQNGPSYPMFSFLLLMLAFLLHPPSRWMVGAYALAAPAALAGALVHGTPPPVVVEWVAPYVLTVVLVIMVDRVLYRRVYQGFESERRLGRANAELQATLQTLHETQARLVEAERQAERTRISRDLHDSVGAQLSSLLAGVELAKLARRSSDDDAPPVTLEEVEADAREALQQLRETVWALHTAEITVEGLAAQLRRFAEARARRAGMHAAVHAEGDRYAALPAAHALQLYRIGQEAVQNAVKHSGGTAVSVRVVVCGGRVDLVVTDDGTFRTPVPVAGDGAPSGFGMSTMRDRAAGLGGSLDLDTEAGTTVTASVPLDPEPVG from the coding sequence ATGCCCTCGCTCCTCCGCCGGCTCCGCTCGGCGTTCGCCGTCCACCCCAACGGCCCGACGCCCGTCACCGACGCGGTCGCGGGCGACCTCGCAGCGCTGTCGCGGCGGCGGGCCCGCGTCGTGGCCTGGGTCGGGGTCGTCTCCGCGTTCCCGGCCCTCTACATCGACCACTGGGTGCCGTACGAGGCGGGGCTCTGGGCCGAGGATCCGACCTACCACGTCGGGATCCTCGTCTGGCGTTTCGCCACGATCGTGACGCTCGGGGCGTTCCTCTGGATCGACCGCCGGACGCCGGCGGGGCGAGCGCCGGACACGAGGCTCGCCAGCGGGTTCGGCGTGCTCGGCATCGCGCTGACGGCTTGGTTCGGCGTGTGGTTCGTGCAGAATGGGCCGTCCTACCCGATGTTCTCGTTCCTGCTCCTGATGCTGGCGTTCTTGCTCCACCCGCCGTCGCGGTGGATGGTCGGAGCCTACGCGCTCGCGGCTCCCGCTGCGCTGGCCGGGGCGTTGGTCCACGGGACCCCGCCACCCGTCGTCGTCGAGTGGGTCGCGCCCTACGTCCTGACGGTGGTCCTCGTGATCATGGTGGACCGCGTCCTCTATCGGCGGGTGTACCAGGGGTTCGAGTCGGAGCGGCGGCTCGGGCGCGCGAACGCGGAGCTCCAGGCCACGCTCCAGACGCTCCACGAGACGCAGGCCCGCCTCGTCGAGGCCGAGCGCCAAGCCGAGCGGACGAGGATCAGCCGCGACCTCCACGACTCGGTCGGCGCGCAGCTGTCGTCGCTGCTGGCCGGCGTCGAGCTGGCCAAGCTGGCCCGCCGATCCTCCGATGACGACGCCCCACCCGTCACGCTCGAGGAGGTCGAGGCCGACGCCCGCGAGGCGCTCCAGCAGCTCCGCGAGACCGTCTGGGCGCTCCACACGGCCGAGATCACGGTCGAGGGGCTGGCGGCCCAGCTCCGGCGGTTCGCCGAGGCGCGGGCGCGGCGGGCCGGGATGCACGCGGCCGTCCACGCCGAGGGCGACCGGTACGCGGCGCTCCCGGCGGCCCACGCGCTCCAGCTCTACCGGATCGGGCAGGAGGCCGTTCAGAACGCGGTCAAGCACAGCGGCGGGACGGCCGTGTCGGTCCGCGTGGTCGTCTGCGGGGGGCGGGTCGATCTCGTGGTCACCGACGACGGGACATTCCGGACGCCCGTGCCCGTCGCCGGCGACGGCGCACCGTCCGGCTTCGGGATGTCGACGATGCGCGACCGGGCCGCCGGCCTCGGCGGGTCCCTCGACCTGGACACCGAGGCGGGCACGACCGTCACGGCGTCGGTGCCGCTGGACCCGGAGCCGGTGGGCTAG
- a CDS encoding SDR family NAD(P)-dependent oxidoreductase, whose product MESAPTHSPSGPDGRPTALVTGSNGGLGLALAKQLAADGWRVLLHGRDPDKLARARATLAVDGPHAAFRGDLSTPDGARDLARRVAEAAGRLDVLIHNAGTLQPERRMTEGGVELTMALNALAPFVLTEALHPLLLRTAETYGGARVVTVSSEAQSRRFSSATPDALAETFRYADGRYSPIKAYGRSKLAATVWTLELARRLDGTGVTANACHPGVVRTGIFMGLGGLSGLFAQLFSLLYLPPSVGARCPFVLATAPEYGERTGRWLTRSHVRRPHEADPPAAARAPTVGAAVWDALSRLAG is encoded by the coding sequence ATGGAGTCCGCCCCCACCCACTCCCCGTCCGGTCCGGACGGCCGACCGACCGCCCTCGTTACGGGATCGAACGGCGGCCTGGGCCTGGCCCTCGCGAAACAGCTCGCCGCCGACGGCTGGCGCGTGCTCCTCCACGGCCGCGACCCCGACAAGCTCGCCCGAGCCCGTGCCACCCTCGCCGTCGACGGTCCGCACGCCGCGTTTCGGGGCGACCTCTCGACGCCCGACGGCGCGCGCGACCTGGCCCGGCGCGTCGCCGAGGCGGCCGGCCGGCTCGACGTCCTCATCCACAACGCCGGGACGCTCCAGCCCGAACGCCGGATGACGGAGGGAGGCGTCGAGTTGACGATGGCGCTGAACGCGCTCGCCCCGTTCGTCCTCACCGAGGCGCTCCACCCGCTCCTCCTCCGGACGGCGGAGACGTACGGCGGCGCGCGCGTCGTCACGGTGTCGAGCGAGGCCCAGAGCCGCCGGTTCTCGTCCGCCACCCCCGACGCCCTCGCCGAGACGTTCCGCTACGCGGACGGGCGCTACTCCCCCATCAAGGCGTACGGCCGCTCGAAGCTGGCCGCGACCGTCTGGACGCTGGAGCTCGCGCGGCGCCTCGACGGCACCGGCGTCACGGCCAACGCCTGCCATCCGGGCGTCGTGAGGACGGGCATCTTCATGGGGCTAGGCGGCCTGAGCGGCCTGTTCGCGCAGCTCTTCTCTCTCCTCTACCTCCCGCCGTCGGTCGGCGCGCGGTGCCCGTTCGTGCTCGCGACCGCGCCCGAGTACGGCGAGCGGACGGGCCGCTGGCTCACCCGCAGCCACGTCCGCCGCCCCCACGAGGCCGACCCACCCGCCGCCGCGCGCGCCCCCACGGTCGGCGCCGCCGTGTGGGACGCGCTCTCCCGACTGGCGGGCTAG
- a CDS encoding DNA gyrase/topoisomerase IV subunit B, with protein MAEVKTYTGADIQVLEGLEPVRKRPGMYIGGTGKSGLHHLVWEIVDNAVDEATNGYATQIEVTLHKDGSTVTVSDNGRGIPVDKHPTKKVPALQVILTTLHAGGKFDGSSYVTSGGLHGVGSSVVNALSSELVAQVKRDGALYEQRYARGVPTTKLKKLRSNVRGTGTTITFTPDEEIFDKTDLDADTIKENLEVKTYLNGALRIVFKNEATGERVEFHHEGGIVEYLDHLVAEAETRRIHPDPFVVRQDELEDGLRTELCMVWTEAPRESITSFVNGIPTRDGGTHEQGLKDGVTKAIRNYIDTHDLGQKKLEITADDIREGLVAVVNLYHVDPQFQGQTKEKLNNPEARSAVSGAFRTEFEQYLNAHPSTAEAIVARIIQAAKARQASRAAAKNVRRKSAVSHRLNLPGKLADCSSTDPEESELFIVEGDSAGGSAKQGRNRKTQAILPLRGKVLNAEQATKSKVLGNKELSNIVDALGCGLGEDLDLSNLRYGKVILLMDADADGLHIATLLLTFLYRYMKPLIDGGYVYVAQPPLFRVDAAKETYWALDEADREKIIRRIKKKSPRANVEVQRFKGLGEMMPQTLNETTLDPDKRRLLQVSIPEGSLLETESAITDLMGRDASARFEFIMANAAHVDDLDV; from the coding sequence ATGGCAGAGGTCAAGACTTACACCGGCGCCGACATCCAGGTCCTCGAAGGCCTGGAGCCCGTCCGGAAGCGCCCCGGCATGTACATCGGCGGCACCGGCAAGTCCGGGCTCCACCACCTCGTGTGGGAGATCGTCGACAACGCGGTCGACGAGGCCACGAACGGGTACGCCACGCAGATCGAGGTCACGCTCCACAAGGACGGCTCGACGGTGACCGTCAGTGACAACGGCCGCGGGATCCCGGTCGACAAGCACCCGACCAAGAAGGTGCCGGCGCTCCAGGTGATCCTCACCACGCTCCACGCGGGCGGCAAGTTCGACGGGTCGAGCTACGTGACCTCGGGCGGGCTCCACGGCGTCGGCTCGTCGGTCGTCAACGCGCTCTCGTCCGAGCTCGTGGCGCAGGTCAAGCGGGACGGGGCGCTCTACGAGCAGCGCTACGCCCGCGGCGTCCCGACGACGAAGCTCAAGAAGCTCCGCTCGAACGTCCGCGGGACGGGCACAACGATCACGTTCACGCCGGACGAGGAGATCTTCGACAAGACGGACCTCGATGCGGACACGATCAAGGAGAACCTCGAGGTCAAGACGTACCTCAACGGCGCCCTCCGGATCGTGTTCAAGAACGAGGCGACCGGTGAGCGCGTCGAGTTCCACCACGAGGGCGGCATCGTCGAGTACCTCGACCACCTCGTGGCGGAGGCGGAGACCCGGCGGATCCATCCGGACCCGTTCGTGGTCCGCCAGGACGAGTTGGAGGACGGGCTCCGGACCGAGCTCTGCATGGTCTGGACCGAGGCCCCGCGCGAGTCGATCACCAGCTTCGTCAACGGCATCCCGACGCGCGACGGCGGGACGCACGAGCAGGGGCTCAAGGACGGCGTCACGAAGGCGATCCGGAACTACATCGACACGCACGACCTCGGCCAGAAGAAGCTCGAGATCACGGCCGACGACATCCGCGAGGGCCTCGTCGCCGTCGTCAACCTGTACCACGTCGACCCGCAGTTCCAGGGGCAGACAAAGGAGAAGCTGAACAACCCGGAGGCCCGCTCGGCCGTGTCGGGCGCGTTCCGGACCGAGTTCGAGCAGTACCTCAACGCGCACCCGTCGACGGCCGAGGCCATCGTCGCACGGATCATCCAGGCGGCGAAGGCGCGGCAGGCGAGCCGCGCGGCCGCCAAGAACGTCCGCCGCAAGAGCGCCGTCAGCCACCGGCTCAACCTGCCCGGCAAGCTGGCCGACTGCTCGAGCACGGACCCCGAGGAGTCCGAGCTGTTCATCGTCGAGGGCGACTCGGCCGGCGGCTCGGCGAAGCAGGGCCGGAACCGGAAGACACAGGCGATCCTCCCGCTGCGAGGCAAGGTCCTCAACGCCGAGCAGGCGACGAAGTCGAAGGTGTTGGGCAACAAGGAGCTCTCGAACATCGTGGACGCCCTCGGCTGCGGGCTCGGCGAGGACCTCGACCTCTCGAACCTCCGCTACGGCAAGGTCATCCTCCTGATGGACGCCGACGCCGACGGCCTCCACATCGCGACCCTCCTCCTCACGTTCCTCTACCGCTACATGAAGCCGCTCATCGACGGCGGCTACGTGTACGTCGCCCAGCCGCCGCTCTTCCGCGTCGACGCGGCGAAGGAGACGTACTGGGCGCTCGACGAGGCGGACCGGGAAAAGATCATCCGGCGGATCAAGAAGAAGAGCCCGCGCGCCAACGTCGAGGTCCAGCGGTTCAAGGGGCTCGGCGAGATGATGCCCCAGACGCTCAACGAGACGACGCTCGACCCGGACAAGCGCCGGCTCCTCCAGGTCTCGATCCCGGAGGGCTCGCTCCTCGAGACCGAGAGCGCCATCACGGACCTCATGGGCCGCGACGCCAGCGCCCGGTTCGAGTTCATCATGGCCAACGCCGCCCACGTCGACGACCTCGATGTGTAG
- a CDS encoding DUF3667 domain-containing protein — MPDVLPALAPDVLVRGDGAPAAICLQCATPLVGAYCHACGQHESVADRLTFRSLWRDFRKRRLNLDRGLFRTLLDVVRRPGAVADAFVEGRRQTYTHPITLLFVVYAVYALLLSVIGDRVDGMMMDQFERQLAARPVDDAELAAFMDAYLDGVIEAFHLFYTYGAYFAVFMILPFALACRWLLGDRGRTLAECAVLGAYIEVAVVLPSMLVFTPLSAALGNQWIGSAGLLLYVGYAAWSARGFFDRRLSTAALSAFSMVLALVVYFGAVIGGSILYGAVVAIQAMG, encoded by the coding sequence GTGCCCGACGTCCTGCCCGCCCTCGCCCCCGACGTGCTCGTACGTGGCGACGGCGCCCCCGCGGCCATCTGCCTCCAGTGCGCCACGCCGCTCGTCGGCGCGTACTGCCACGCCTGCGGCCAGCACGAGTCCGTCGCCGACCGGCTCACATTCCGCTCGCTCTGGCGCGACTTCCGCAAGCGCCGGCTCAACCTCGACCGCGGCCTCTTCCGGACGCTCCTCGACGTGGTCCGCCGGCCGGGTGCCGTGGCCGACGCGTTCGTCGAGGGCCGGCGCCAGACGTACACCCACCCCATCACGCTCCTGTTCGTGGTGTACGCCGTGTACGCGCTGCTCCTCTCCGTCATCGGAGACCGGGTGGACGGGATGATGATGGACCAGTTCGAGCGCCAACTCGCCGCTCGCCCCGTCGACGACGCCGAGTTGGCGGCCTTTATGGACGCGTATCTCGACGGCGTGATCGAGGCGTTCCACCTGTTCTACACCTACGGCGCGTACTTCGCGGTCTTCATGATCCTCCCGTTCGCGCTCGCGTGCCGCTGGCTCCTGGGCGACCGCGGCCGGACCCTGGCCGAGTGCGCGGTCCTCGGCGCGTACATCGAGGTCGCCGTCGTCCTCCCGTCGATGCTCGTGTTCACGCCGCTCTCGGCGGCGCTCGGCAACCAGTGGATCGGGTCGGCCGGGCTCCTGCTCTACGTCGGGTACGCCGCCTGGAGCGCACGGGGCTTCTTCGACCGCCGCCTGTCGACGGCCGCGCTCTCCGCGTTCTCGATGGTCCTCGCCCTCGTCGTCTATTTCGGCGCCGTCATCGGCGGGTCGATCCTCTACGGCGCCGTGGTCGCGATCCAGGCGATGGGGTGA
- the lepA gene encoding translation elongation factor 4 yields MDQSRIRNFCIIAHIDHGKSTLADRLLEATGTLTSREMQAQVLDSMDLERERGITIKSHAIRMPYTAPDGEKYVLNLIDTPGHVDFTYEVSRALNACEGAILVVDAAQGIEAQTISNLYLAIGQDLEIIPVLNKVDLPSAQPELVAQSITDLIGGDPDDVLHVSAKTGVGVDKVLERIVERVPPPTGDPKAPLQALIFDSTFDTYRGSVVYVRVKEGTLRKGDAIEFMATHARYNAEEIGHLKLKMAPVQELGPGEVGYVIGSVKDVADTRVGDTVTHQRRGASEQLPGYRDVKPMVFSGIYPTDSNDFEDLRAALEKLQLNDAALTYEPETSAALGFGFRVGFLGMLHMEVVQERLDREFGLDIVTTMPNVRYTVELTDDNHTEVENPSDMPDPGSIKEIREPYVKAEIITPTEYVGALMGLCQDRRGTYVTQEYLTTDRVNLKYELPLAEIVFDFYDKLKSLSRGYASFDYEFIEERASKLVKLDVMLNGDTVDALSTIVHREKAYDMGRKLSQKLRELIPRQLFDVAIQAALGNKVIARETVKALRKDVTAKCYGGDISRKRKLLEKQKEGKKRMKQVGAVEVPQEAFLAVLSME; encoded by the coding sequence GTGGACCAGAGCCGCATCCGCAACTTCTGCATCATCGCCCACATCGACCACGGCAAGTCGACGCTGGCGGACCGCCTCCTCGAGGCGACCGGCACGCTGACCAGCCGCGAGATGCAGGCCCAGGTCCTCGACTCGATGGACCTCGAGCGCGAGCGCGGCATCACGATCAAGAGCCACGCCATCCGGATGCCGTACACGGCGCCCGACGGGGAGAAGTACGTGCTCAACCTGATCGACACGCCCGGTCACGTCGACTTCACCTACGAGGTGTCGCGCGCGCTGAACGCCTGCGAGGGGGCCATCCTGGTCGTCGACGCGGCACAGGGGATCGAGGCGCAGACGATCTCGAACCTCTACCTCGCCATCGGCCAGGACCTCGAGATCATCCCGGTCCTCAACAAGGTCGACCTCCCGAGCGCGCAGCCGGAGCTGGTAGCCCAGTCGATCACCGACCTCATCGGCGGCGACCCCGACGACGTGCTCCACGTGAGCGCCAAGACGGGCGTCGGCGTCGACAAGGTGCTGGAGCGCATCGTCGAGCGCGTGCCGCCGCCGACGGGCGACCCCAAGGCGCCGCTCCAGGCGCTCATCTTCGACTCGACGTTCGACACGTACCGCGGCTCCGTCGTCTACGTCCGCGTCAAGGAGGGGACGCTCCGCAAGGGCGACGCGATCGAGTTCATGGCGACCCACGCCCGCTACAACGCGGAGGAGATCGGGCACCTCAAGCTCAAGATGGCGCCCGTCCAGGAGCTCGGGCCCGGCGAGGTCGGCTACGTCATCGGCTCCGTCAAGGACGTGGCCGACACGCGCGTCGGTGACACCGTGACGCACCAGCGTCGGGGGGCGAGCGAGCAGCTCCCGGGCTACCGCGACGTCAAGCCGATGGTGTTCTCGGGCATCTACCCGACCGACTCGAACGACTTCGAGGACCTCCGCGCCGCGCTCGAAAAGCTCCAGCTCAACGACGCCGCGCTCACGTACGAGCCCGAGACGAGCGCCGCGCTCGGCTTCGGGTTCCGCGTGGGCTTCCTGGGGATGCTCCACATGGAGGTGGTCCAGGAGCGGCTCGACCGCGAGTTCGGCCTCGACATCGTGACGACGATGCCGAACGTGCGGTACACCGTCGAGCTGACCGACGACAACCACACCGAGGTCGAGAACCCGTCCGACATGCCGGACCCGGGCTCGATCAAGGAGATCCGCGAGCCCTACGTCAAGGCCGAGATCATCACGCCGACCGAGTACGTCGGCGCGTTGATGGGGCTGTGCCAGGACCGCCGCGGGACCTACGTCACGCAGGAGTACCTCACGACCGACCGCGTGAACCTGAAGTACGAGCTGCCCCTCGCGGAGATCGTGTTCGACTTCTACGACAAGCTGAAGTCGCTGAGCCGCGGCTACGCGTCGTTCGACTACGAGTTCATCGAGGAGCGGGCCTCGAAGCTGGTCAAGCTCGACGTGATGCTCAACGGCGACACGGTCGACGCGCTCTCGACGATCGTCCACCGCGAGAAGGCGTACGACATGGGGCGGAAGCTGTCCCAGAAGCTCCGCGAGCTCATCCCGCGCCAGCTGTTCGACGTCGCCATCCAGGCGGCCCTCGGCAACAAGGTCATCGCGCGCGAGACGGTCAAGGCGCTCCGCAAGGACGTGACCGCCAAGTGCTACGGCGGCGACATCTCCCGCAAGCGGAAGCTCCTCGAGAAGCAGAAGGAGGGGAAAAAGCGGATGAAGCAGGTCGGCGCCGTGGAAGTGCCTCAGGAGGCGTTCCTCGCCGTCCTCTCGATGGAGTAG